The window TGGCGTCGGTCCAGTACTGAAGCGAGTTCAACGGCCCGGGCGTCGGGTGGTGTTCGATTCGCTCGTGTCGCGGGGTGGAGTCGTCGGTCACGGCAGTCGATTAGACGGCAGGGGTAAAAGCGCCCACGCCGTGTCGGCGCGAATTCGAGAAAATCGGTGTCCGGGGTCGTCGGTGCCCGTTCGGTTACTCGCCGCGAATCTCGGCCATGTGGTCGATACGACGCTGGACGAGTGCCTCGGTGCCGATGTCGTGACGGATGTGGAACCCGTCGCCGGCGTCGGCGAGGGCGCTCTCGGCTATCTGTTCGGCCTGCGAGATGGTCTCGGCGTGCCCGACGACGGCGAAGGACCGAGAGGTAGTCGTGTAGAGGCCATCGTCTCGGGCGTCGACGCTCGCGTAGAAGAGGAGTGCGCCACTGTCTTCGTCGACTTCCACCGTAATCTGTGCGCCTGCTTCGGGGTCCGTCGGGTAGCCCTCGGGAACGGCGTACTTGCAGACGGTCGCTTTCTCGGCGAAGTCGAGTTCGGGAAGCGACTCACCTTCGCGTGCAGCGACGAGCACGTCGAGGAACGGGGTTTCGAGGACGGGAAGCGTGTTCATCGCTTCGGGGTCGCCGAACCGGGCGTTGAACTCGATGACCTTCGGTCCCTCGCTCGTGAGCATGAACTGGCCGTAGAGGATGCCCTTGTAGTCCGGCATCGCGTCGACCACGGCCTCGATGACCTCGACTGCCGCGTCGTAGTCGCCGTCTGCCATGAACGGGAGCGACGGCGTCACGTCGGTGTAACTGCCCATGCCGCCGGTGTTCGGTCCCTCGTCACCCTCGTAGGCGCGTTTGTGGTCCTGCACGGCGGGACTGACGCGGAACTCGCCGTTGGCGACAAACGCCTGAATGGTGAATTCTTCGCCGACGAGTCGCTCTTCGAGGACGACTCGGTCGTAGTCGGAGTCGCGGAGGTACGCTTTCGCTTCCTCTGGCGTCACTTGGTCGCCGATGACCTTCACGCCCTTTCCACCCGTCAGACCAGCGGGCTTGACTGCGAGGTCACCGTCGTACCCGTCGATGTAGTCGCACGCCGCCTCCACGTCGTCGAACGTGGCGAAGTCGGGGTTACCCGGAATGTCGTTTTCCTGCATAAACTGCCGCTGGAACGCCTTGTCCGTCTCGATGCGGGCCTCGGCCTCCTGCGGGCCGAAGGTGTAGATTCCGGCCGCGTCGAGGGCGTCGGAGACGCCCGCCGCAAGCCCCGACTCGGGACCGACGATTGCGAGGGTTGCACCGACGGACTCGGCGTACTCGACGATGTCGTCGGCCGCCGTCTCCGAGATGGTCTCGAAGTCCTCGGCCAGTTCGGCGATGCCGGGGTTCCGATTACTCGCGCAGGCGTACAGGTCGCAGTCGGGGGCCAGTGCACGGGCAATCGCGTGCTCGCGCCCGCCGCCACCGACGAGAAGGACGGTTTCGCTCATACTCGCATACCTTGCGCACGGGAGTGTAAAGATTGCTCTTCAGTCATCGAAAAATGGGCATGTTTGTGAGTACTCGCGTCGCTGGAGCAACGCCGTCGACGTAACCGTCTCCACGCCGCTTTAGTTCTCGGAGTGCCGTACTCGAACTATGACCGACCCGGTGGGACGCAACCGACTCGACGAGGAGCAAAGCCCATACCTCCGCCAGCACGCGGACAACCCGGTCAACTGGCAACCGTGGGACGAGACGGCCCTCGAAGCGGCCCGCGAGCAGGACAAACCCATCTTCCTCTCGGTGGGCTACTCAGCGTGTCACTGGTGTCACGTCATGGCCGACGAGAGTTTCTCCGACGACGGCATCGCCGAGATTCTTAACGAGCACTTCGTCCCCGTCAAAGTCGACAGAGAAGAACGCCCAGACCTCGACCGAATCTATCAGACCATCTGCCAACTCGTCACCGGCGGGGGAGGGTGGCCCCTCTCCGTCTGGTTGACGCCGCAAGGCAAGCCCTTCTTCGTCGGGACCTACTTCCCACCGGAACCGCGCCGCGGCGCACCCGGATTCCGCGACATCGTCGAGAGTTTCGCCGAATCGTGGCAGACCGACCGCGACGAAATCGAGAATCGCGCAGAGCAGTGGACGCGCGCCATCACCGACCAGTTGGAAGAGACGCCAGACGTTCCCGGCGAAGCGCCGGGGTCGGAAATCCTCGACCAGACTGTGCAAGCGGCACTTCGGGCCGCCGACCGCGACCACGGCGGATTCGGAAGCGGCGGACCCAAGTTCCCCCAACCCGGTCGTATCGACGCTCTTCTCCGCGGCTACGCTATCTCCGGCCGGCGCGAGGCGCTAGACGTTGCCATCGACGCCCTCGACGCCATGGCGAACGGCGGCCTGCGCGA is drawn from Haloferax litoreum and contains these coding sequences:
- the purD gene encoding phosphoribosylamine--glycine ligase, whose translation is MSETVLLVGGGGREHAIARALAPDCDLYACASNRNPGIAELAEDFETISETAADDIVEYAESVGATLAIVGPESGLAAGVSDALDAAGIYTFGPQEAEARIETDKAFQRQFMQENDIPGNPDFATFDDVEAACDYIDGYDGDLAVKPAGLTGGKGVKVIGDQVTPEEAKAYLRDSDYDRVVLEERLVGEEFTIQAFVANGEFRVSPAVQDHKRAYEGDEGPNTGGMGSYTDVTPSLPFMADGDYDAAVEVIEAVVDAMPDYKGILYGQFMLTSEGPKVIEFNARFGDPEAMNTLPVLETPFLDVLVAAREGESLPELDFAEKATVCKYAVPEGYPTDPEAGAQITVEVDEDSGALLFYASVDARDDGLYTTTSRSFAVVGHAETISQAEQIAESALADAGDGFHIRHDIGTEALVQRRIDHMAEIRGE